The Pseudomonas azadiae genome contains a region encoding:
- a CDS encoding lysophospholipid acyltransferase family protein translates to MSILQAIRTFFFYLLLGTSSFLWCTLSFFIAPFLPFKARYRFINVYWCRCALWLSKVFLGIRFEIKGAENVPKQPCVILSNHQSTWETFFLSAYFSPLSQVLKRELLYVPFFGWAMAMLRPIAIDRDNPKAALKHVAKKGDELLKDGVWVLIFPEGTRVPYGTVGKFSRGGTALAVNANLPVLPIAHNAGKFWPKTGWAKRAGTITVVIGEPMYAEGEGPRAIAALNDRAQAWNQAQQRAMGSLPPEPVVVDTPVI, encoded by the coding sequence ATGTCGATTTTGCAGGCCATCAGAACCTTTTTCTTTTACCTGCTGCTGGGCACCAGTTCCTTTCTCTGGTGCACCCTGAGCTTTTTTATTGCGCCGTTCCTGCCGTTCAAGGCGCGCTATCGCTTTATCAACGTCTATTGGTGCCGCTGCGCGTTGTGGCTGTCCAAGGTATTCCTGGGTATTCGCTTCGAGATCAAGGGCGCGGAAAACGTCCCGAAGCAACCCTGCGTCATTCTGTCGAACCACCAGAGCACCTGGGAGACGTTCTTTTTGTCGGCGTACTTCTCGCCGTTGAGCCAGGTGCTCAAGCGTGAGTTGCTGTACGTGCCGTTCTTCGGCTGGGCCATGGCGATGTTGCGTCCGATCGCCATCGACCGTGATAACCCCAAGGCAGCGCTCAAGCACGTCGCCAAGAAGGGCGACGAGCTGCTCAAGGACGGCGTTTGGGTGCTGATCTTCCCCGAGGGCACGCGGGTTCCTTACGGCACGGTGGGCAAGTTCTCACGCGGCGGTACCGCCCTGGCAGTCAACGCCAACTTGCCGGTGCTGCCGATTGCCCACAATGCCGGCAAGTTCTGGCCAAAGACCGGCTGGGCGAAACGCGCGGGTACCATCACAGTGGTGATTGGCGAACCCATGTACGCCGAAGGGGAAGGACCCCGCGCAATTGCAGCGCTGAATGACCGTGCCCAGGCATGGAATCAAGCGCAGCAGCGGGCCATGGGTTCGTTGCCGCCGGAGCCGGTCGTGGTCGACACGCCGGTGATTTGA
- the gmhB gene encoding D-glycero-beta-D-manno-heptose 1,7-bisphosphate 7-phosphatase produces MLKLLILDRDGVINYDSDAYIKSMAEWIPLPGSIEAIAQLSKAGWTVAIATNQSGIARGYYDIATLDAMHARMRTLVAEQGGEVGLVVYCPHGPDDGCDCRKPKPGMLKIIAEHYKVPLAGIWFVGDSLGDLEAAKAVDCQPVLVKTGKGEKTQVKNLPVGTLIFDDLAAVAAELINN; encoded by the coding sequence ATGCTGAAACTGCTGATTCTCGATCGGGACGGGGTGATCAATTACGACTCCGACGCTTACATCAAGTCGATGGCGGAATGGATTCCGTTGCCCGGTTCGATCGAGGCCATCGCGCAGTTGAGCAAGGCGGGCTGGACGGTGGCCATCGCCACCAACCAGTCCGGCATCGCCCGTGGCTACTACGACATCGCAACCCTGGACGCCATGCACGCGCGCATGCGCACGTTGGTGGCCGAGCAGGGCGGTGAAGTCGGGCTGGTGGTGTATTGCCCTCACGGGCCGGATGACGGCTGCGATTGCCGCAAACCCAAGCCAGGCATGCTGAAAATCATTGCAGAACATTACAAGGTGCCCTTGGCTGGGATATGGTTCGTCGGGGACAGCCTCGGTGACCTGGAGGCGGCCAAAGCCGTCGACTGTCAGCCAGTTTTGGTTAAGACCGGGAAAGGCGAAAAGACCCAGGTGAAAAACCTGCCGGTAGGCACCTTGATTTTTGACGATCTGGCGGCTGTTGCCGCAGAACTTATCAACAACTAG
- the glyS gene encoding glycine--tRNA ligase subunit beta, whose translation MSAQDFLVELGTEELPPKALNTLADAFLAGIEKGLHSAGLKFEAKKVYAAPRRLAVLLTALETQQPDRSINLDGPPRQAAFDAEGNPTQAALGFAKKCGVELSEIDQSGPKLRFSQVITGKPTASLLPTIVEDSLNDLPIPKRMRWGARKEEFVRPTQWLVMLLGDQVIDCTILAQKAGRDSRGHRFHHPHAVRITSPANYAADLRAAYVLADANERRELISKRTEELARLQEGTAIVPPSLLDEVTALVEWPVPLVCAFEERFLDVPQEALITTMQDNQKYFCLLDADGKLLPRFITVANIDSKDPQQIVAGNEKVVRPRLTDAEFFFKQDKKQKLEEFNLRLQNVVFQEKLGSVYDKAVRVSKLAAYIAPRIGGDAALAARAGLLSKCDLATEMVGEFPEMQGVAGYYYALNDGEPNDVALALNEQYMPRGAGAELPTTLTGAAVAIADKLDTLVGIFGIGMLPTGSKDPYALRRAALGVLRILIDKKLDLDLTQAVVFAVGQFGAKVKQAGLAEQVLEFVFDRLRARYEDEGVDVSVYLSVRALQPGSALDFDQRVQAVQAFRQLPEADALAAVNKRVSNLLSKAEGLGNADVDPGLFADAKEFSLNSAIAKAENAVKPLIAERNYAEALARLATLREPVDAFFEAVMINADDAGVRRNRYAMLARLRGLFVNIADISTLS comes from the coding sequence ATGAGTGCTCAAGATTTTTTGGTTGAACTGGGCACCGAAGAGCTGCCACCCAAGGCACTCAACACCCTGGCCGATGCGTTCCTGGCCGGCATCGAAAAGGGCCTGCACAGTGCCGGCCTGAAGTTCGAAGCGAAGAAAGTCTACGCCGCGCCGCGCCGCCTGGCCGTGCTGCTGACCGCGCTGGAAACCCAGCAGCCGGACCGCAGCATCAACCTCGACGGCCCGCCGCGCCAGGCCGCATTCGACGCCGAAGGCAACCCGACCCAGGCTGCCCTCGGCTTTGCCAAAAAGTGCGGCGTTGAGCTGAGCGAAATTGACCAGAGCGGCCCGAAACTGCGTTTCAGCCAGGTCATCACCGGCAAGCCGACCGCCAGCCTGTTGCCAACCATTGTCGAAGATTCCCTCAACGACCTGCCGATTCCCAAGCGCATGCGCTGGGGCGCGCGCAAGGAAGAGTTCGTACGCCCAACCCAATGGCTGGTGATGCTGCTCGGTGACCAGGTTATCGACTGCACCATCCTGGCCCAGAAGGCTGGCCGTGACTCCCGTGGTCACCGCTTCCATCACCCGCACGCGGTGCGCATCACTTCGCCGGCCAACTATGCCGCCGACCTGCGCGCCGCTTACGTGCTGGCTGACGCCAATGAGCGTCGCGAGCTGATCAGCAAGCGCACCGAGGAGCTGGCCCGCCTCCAGGAAGGCACCGCCATCGTGCCGCCAAGCCTGCTCGACGAAGTGACCGCGCTGGTTGAATGGCCGGTGCCGCTGGTGTGCGCCTTCGAAGAGCGATTCCTCGACGTGCCGCAAGAAGCGCTGATCACCACCATGCAGGACAACCAGAAATACTTCTGCTTGCTGGACGCCGACGGCAAGTTGCTGCCGCGTTTCATCACGGTGGCCAACATCGACAGCAAAGACCCGCAGCAGATCGTCGCCGGTAACGAGAAAGTCGTGCGCCCGCGCCTGACCGATGCGGAGTTTTTCTTCAAGCAAGACAAGAAGCAGAAGCTCGAAGAGTTCAACCTGCGCCTGCAGAACGTGGTGTTCCAGGAAAAACTCGGCAGCGTCTACGACAAGGCCGTACGTGTTTCCAAACTGGCTGCCTACATTGCGCCACGCATTGGCGGTGATGCCGCCCTGGCTGCGCGTGCAGGTTTGCTGTCCAAGTGCGACCTGGCCACCGAGATGGTCGGCGAATTCCCGGAGATGCAAGGCGTTGCCGGCTACTACTACGCCCTCAACGATGGCGAACCGAACGACGTAGCCCTGGCGCTGAACGAGCAGTACATGCCGCGCGGTGCAGGTGCCGAACTGCCGACCACCCTGACCGGTGCCGCCGTGGCCATCGCCGACAAGCTGGATACCCTCGTGGGGATCTTCGGCATCGGGATGTTGCCAACCGGCAGCAAAGATCCGTACGCCCTGCGCCGTGCGGCCCTGGGTGTGCTACGTATCCTGATCGACAAGAAGCTGGACCTCGACCTGACCCAGGCCGTGGTGTTCGCGGTCGGCCAGTTCGGTGCCAAGGTCAAGCAAGCGGGCCTGGCCGAGCAAGTGCTGGAGTTCGTATTCGACCGCCTGCGTGCGCGTTACGAAGACGAAGGCGTGGACGTTTCGGTGTACCTGTCGGTACGTGCCCTGCAGCCGGGTTCGGCGTTGGACTTCGACCAGCGCGTACAAGCGGTGCAGGCCTTCCGCCAATTGCCGGAAGCCGACGCACTGGCCGCCGTGAACAAGCGCGTATCGAACCTGCTGAGCAAGGCCGAAGGCCTGGGCAACGCAGACGTCGATCCAGGCCTGTTTGCCGATGCCAAGGAGTTCTCGCTGAACTCGGCCATCGCCAAAGCTGAAAACGCGGTGAAGCCGCTGATCGCCGAACGCAACTACGCCGAAGCATTGGCGCGCCTGGCCACCCTGCGCGAGCCGGTGGATGCGTTCTTCGAAGCCGTGATGATCAATGCCGACGATGCCGGCGTGCGTAGAAACCGCTACGCCATGCTCGCGCGCCTGCGTGGCTTGTTCGTCAATATCGCTGACATATCGACGCTGAGCTGA
- the glyQ gene encoding glycine--tRNA ligase subunit alpha: protein MSQPTPAVRTFQDLILALQQYWAEQGCVVLQPYDMEVGAGTFHTATFLRAIGPETWNAAYVQPSRRPTDGRYGENPNRLQHYYQFQVVLKPNPDNFQELYLGSLKHVGLDPLVHDIRFVEDNWESPTLGAWGLGWEVWLNGMEVTQFTYFQQAGGIECYPVTGEITYGLERLAMYLQGVDSVYDLVWADGPFGKVTYGDVFHQNEVEQSTYNFEHANVDKLFELFDFYESEAKRLIELDQPLPLPSYEMVLKASHTFNLLDARRAISVTARQQYILRVRTLARSVAQAYLLARAKLGFPMATPDLRDEVLAKLEAAQ from the coding sequence GTGAGCCAGCCTACGCCAGCCGTGCGTACCTTCCAAGACTTGATCCTCGCCCTCCAGCAATACTGGGCCGAGCAAGGTTGTGTGGTACTTCAGCCCTACGATATGGAAGTAGGCGCCGGCACTTTCCACACCGCTACCTTCCTGCGGGCCATCGGCCCGGAAACCTGGAACGCCGCTTATGTGCAGCCCAGTCGTCGCCCGACTGACGGCCGCTACGGCGAGAACCCGAACCGTCTGCAGCACTACTACCAGTTCCAGGTAGTCCTGAAGCCGAACCCGGACAACTTCCAGGAACTGTACCTGGGCTCGCTCAAGCATGTGGGCCTGGACCCGCTGGTGCACGACATCCGTTTCGTCGAAGACAATTGGGAATCGCCAACCCTGGGCGCCTGGGGCCTGGGCTGGGAAGTCTGGCTCAATGGCATGGAAGTGACCCAATTCACGTACTTCCAGCAAGCGGGCGGCATCGAGTGCTACCCGGTGACCGGCGAAATCACCTACGGCCTCGAGCGCCTGGCCATGTACCTGCAGGGCGTGGACTCGGTCTACGACCTGGTGTGGGCTGACGGCCCGTTCGGCAAAGTCACCTACGGCGACGTGTTCCACCAGAACGAAGTGGAACAGTCCACCTACAACTTCGAACACGCCAACGTCGACAAACTGTTCGAACTGTTCGACTTCTATGAGAGCGAAGCCAAGCGTCTGATCGAACTTGACCAGCCGCTGCCGTTGCCAAGCTATGAAATGGTGTTGAAGGCGTCCCACACCTTCAACCTGCTGGATGCGCGCCGTGCCATCTCGGTCACCGCGCGCCAGCAATACATTCTGCGTGTACGCACCCTGGCGCGCTCCGTCGCCCAAGCCTACTTGCTGGCGCGTGCCAAGCTGGGCTTCCCGATGGCAACCCCGGACCTGCGTGATGAAGTACTGGCCAAGCTGGAGGCTGCACAATGA
- a CDS encoding DNA-3-methyladenine glycosylase I has translation MPRCFWCSEDPLYMAYHDQEWGTPLRDAQGLFELLLLEGFQAGLSWITVLRKREHYRKVLFGFDAQRLARLSDNEIDALMLDPGIVRNRLKLNATRRNAAAWLALEDPVGLLWSFVGGKPKVNHFKDRSEVPAITPEAEAMSRALKKAGFTFVGPTICYAFMQASGMVMDHTQDCDRYADLVNAG, from the coding sequence ATGCCACGCTGCTTTTGGTGTTCTGAAGATCCGCTGTACATGGCTTATCACGATCAGGAGTGGGGAACGCCGCTGCGCGATGCGCAGGGCTTGTTCGAGTTGCTTTTGCTCGAAGGGTTCCAGGCGGGCCTTTCCTGGATCACCGTTTTACGCAAGCGCGAGCATTATCGAAAGGTCCTGTTCGGCTTTGATGCACAGCGCCTGGCGCGGTTGAGCGATAACGAGATTGACGCGTTGATGCTGGACCCGGGCATCGTGCGCAATCGTCTGAAGCTCAACGCGACCCGGCGCAACGCCGCCGCCTGGCTGGCGCTGGAGGACCCGGTGGGTTTGCTCTGGTCGTTCGTCGGAGGCAAGCCCAAGGTCAATCATTTCAAGGACCGCAGCGAAGTGCCGGCCATTACGCCCGAAGCCGAAGCCATGAGTCGCGCGCTGAAAAAAGCCGGTTTCACCTTTGTCGGGCCGACCATTTGCTATGCCTTCATGCAGGCCTCGGGCATGGTCATGGACCACACTCAGGACTGCGACCGTTACGCGGATCTGGTCAACGCCGGTTAG
- a CDS encoding lysophospholipid acyltransferase produces the protein MEKFKGALLVGALRLFALLPWRAVQAVGTAIGWIMWKTPNRSRDTVRINLSKCFPDMDPAEREALVGRSLMDIGKSLTESACAWIWPAQRSIDLVREVEGLEVLHQALASGKGVVGITSHLGNWEVLNHFYCSQCKPIIFYRPPKLKAVDELLRKQRVQLGNRVAASTKEGILSVIKEVRKGGQVGIPADPEPAESAGIFVPFFATQALTSKFVPNMLAGHKAVGVFLHALRLPDGSGYKVILEAAPEDMYSTDTATSCAAMSKVVERYVGAYPSQYMWSMKRFKKRPPGEERWY, from the coding sequence GTGGAAAAGTTTAAAGGCGCCTTGCTGGTAGGCGCTCTCCGGTTATTTGCCCTGCTGCCCTGGCGCGCTGTCCAGGCGGTCGGCACGGCGATCGGCTGGATCATGTGGAAAACCCCCAACCGCTCCCGCGACACGGTGCGGATCAACCTCTCCAAGTGTTTCCCCGACATGGACCCCGCCGAGCGCGAAGCGTTGGTCGGCCGCAGCCTGATGGACATTGGCAAGTCGTTGACCGAAAGCGCCTGCGCCTGGATCTGGCCGGCCCAGCGCTCGATCGATCTGGTGCGCGAAGTCGAAGGCCTTGAAGTGTTGCACCAGGCCCTGGCGTCAGGCAAAGGCGTGGTCGGGATCACCAGCCACCTGGGCAACTGGGAGGTGTTGAACCACTTCTATTGCAGCCAGTGCAAACCGATCATTTTCTACCGCCCGCCCAAGCTCAAGGCGGTGGATGAATTGCTGCGCAAGCAGCGCGTACAGCTGGGTAACCGCGTGGCGGCGTCGACCAAGGAAGGCATCCTCAGTGTGATCAAGGAAGTGCGCAAGGGTGGCCAAGTAGGGATTCCGGCGGACCCGGAGCCGGCCGAATCCGCCGGCATCTTCGTGCCGTTCTTCGCCACCCAGGCGCTGACCAGCAAGTTCGTGCCGAACATGCTCGCGGGCCACAAGGCCGTTGGCGTGTTCCTGCATGCCCTGCGGCTGCCGGACGGTTCGGGTTACAAAGTGATCCTGGAAGCGGCGCCGGAAGACATGTACAGCACCGACACCGCCACGTCGTGCGCGGCGATGAGCAAGGTGGTGGAACGTTATGTCGGCGCCTACCCGAGCCAGTACATGTGGAGCATGAAGCGCTTCAAGAAACGCCCGCCGGGTGAAGAGCGGTGGTACTGA